The Cannabis sativa cultivar Pink pepper isolate KNU-18-1 chromosome 8, ASM2916894v1, whole genome shotgun sequence genomic interval aaaatcattggatgataataatatttctctaacaatgataccctaagtaagaactaagaagtattgtagcgttttatttttaagagtatgaataatattaagacaactGGATTCTACAATCAAGCTCTTAttctcctaataaaaaaaacacattaatatacatgtaaatgatttttagttttacaataataaattattaataaactcacaatttaataaaataataaataagtagtaattttaattaatttttaaaaataatttataattttttttttcaaactattggctgtaattattatttccaattttataaaaaataaatataatttttttaaaaaaaataattgttagaaacttgccataaaaggttattagattgttaccttattaattttttttagtttccatcaatgggtattacccattaaaaAGTGTTATTTCATTCATTTTAAATATAGGAAAATTACctcatatatactatttttttaattttttttttcaaatttacggtttaggtttctaaagtagttgcagcgctagttgtaataggggtttctatacgattttttgttgcgatttagATTGCAGGGCTAGTTGGAATAGGGTTTTCTATatagaattttgtaaaaatgcaaaaaaaaaaaaaaaaaaaaaaataaaagtgtaaaaataaaaaagacccttaaatatataatgcataaaaaaaagttaaaacctaaaataattaataaaatattctcTTAAAGTAATTAATAGTATTCTATATATACACAacataaatagtaaaattttaaaaaatattttataagaaatttagagcatttaatatatatatatagtgtttttaattaattttgttttccaaatattttaaagaattttattttacatcaCAATAATTAATAACACACACCAATAATAGAGATTTTCCTATTTGGAGAGAGATATTTTGTTGGTTTTTATAGTACACAtccataatatatttatttctttttgttcTGTCCACATATATTATCAACCCTATAATTGAAAGCATAATTTGATTGTTTTCTTTATCACGTCACGTGATAATCATTTTCAAAAATGAAAAGAGATAATATTATTGAAACATATAACATACCAGGAAGAAAGATTTAATGTTCTCTTGGGTTAATTTGACATCTGAGCCCTCATCATCGGaaattttaagtaaaatatcAAGGAAATCCGTTGGAAcatgataatgatgatgatcaCCTCGGCTAGTCTTATTATGTGCTCGATGCTCTTTGATGATTTTCTCCACCATGTTGTCAAACTTGTCATGGATGACCTTACTTCTTTTTCGAAGTCCCTGCAAGTCTAAATTCTTACAGAACCAAATAAAATCAGAAACGTTAAAAGTTCCAACAATCTCAGCTGAGTCATTTACCACCTCATTGATCTCATCAGCTTCGTTATCATCATCAGCACACCTCTTGCTCATAATCATTCTCGATATAACATTGTTGGTAAGCTTTTTGAGCTCGTTTCCAATATCAACTGACTCATTTGACTCAGCCCTTTTGAGGAGTGATACTAAGAATCTCCTCCTCTCATCATTCCTAATAGGAAGAAGAAGATTAAGAGTTTGGCTGCCCAGAAGCTGAGACATGCAAACTTTCTTCAAGAACTTCCAGTAAGGACCGTACGGGGCAAAGGTTAAGTCATCTGAGGGATAAGAAATGTGTTTGAGGATACTCGGCGGGGGGCGACTCGAGAAGGAGGCCTCATGAGTTCTGAGGAATTCTTTGGCCATTTCTGGCGAGGAAGCAACAACGGTAGGGATTGAGCCAAGATAGATATGCATTAAGGGTCCATAACGGTTTGAAAGCTTATAGAGAGATTGGTGTGGTAATGGACCAAGGTGGTGAAGGTGCCCAATGATTGGGAGTGAAGAAGGGCTCGGTGGGAATCTACTATTCTTGGTTCGACGTTTCGAGAATATGTTTCGAACCAATATGGTGGACACTAACCAAAGCAGGAACAGCATGATGTAGTTTTTGAGATCTTCCATGGCTGATTTTCTTGGGGAGTAACAAGATGGTGCAAAAGATGGTACTTGTGTAAAACAAGAGAAACTAATTACTTCACACTATATATTTTCTTGCACACttatattttgtatattatttGAAGTTCCCACCTCCTCAATATATAGACGGCCGGTAGGTATGGAGGTAGCATGACCAATACTATTCTATCTTTTGAAAAAGAGAATTGCTAAAATACTATTCAATTTTTTAGAAAAGAGAATTGCTAAAAAGTACCACTACGAGTAATATAAAACTATTAGAGCATTTTTAGgtatgtcaaaaaaaaattatttagtcGAATCATATTGGAGCTCCAATCCAACAAATTATTTCTGATGCGAAACATTAGCAATGATAGTATTCTTTAAGGAAGTtaaaaaatttcacattattcaaaaatataatattttattttatctctctTCCAATCATTTTTTTGGCACTCTTACTTTGCAAAACACTCGGAtagtcactacaaaaaatcatacttttagtcacaacaaaacttatgactaaaagtaaaatagtTGTGActgattataaattatcattcctttgttgtgactaaaatgtctgtggctaaaaatattagtcacaaaaactaaaatttattgtaactaaaagtgacaacttgtatttattaaatattatattttcatcataactaattttttgttgtgactaaaagtcacattgaGTCAGTCTCTTAGTAAATTCTTAGtgagtatataaaaaaaatatatgaaaaattcAATTTCCAAGTGTCAATTAAtaaaactattatatatattcattttaaaaaaaaaattattgtatgtataaactttattattattattattattaaatcactatatatattctaatttttaataatagtaattttttaactttaattttttattaaaaaaatggaTAACATCAATTTTACTATATAGTATCCATGCAAATTTTCATAATAACATCCATGACTAATACATAAAAGGGTGTTCACGACGTCTTAAAactgttttttaaaattgtCGCTAAAAATATAAAGCGAGTGTTTAAAACCATAGGGAAAAATAAAGTATTCTCGATGGTTTTAAACTGTCAAGAGGTATAAGCGATAATTTTTAAACGTGCCTTAAAAAATCTCGTATTTTTTTAAATGGGAATTGCCAACGGTTTAAAACCTTCAGACAATGTATAGGCAATAGCTTAAAATCGTCGCCTATATATTGGTCGGCGATTTTAAATCGTCGGCAATgcctatatttaaatttaacgcGTTTCATATctaacattttattttcttgcGCATCTTAAACTTCAAAATTTCATCTCCCGCTtcttaagatataaattctccCAAAAAAATCAGATCTCATTTTTTCAAAATCATTTGTAAATTTCGTTTCATTTCctagctctctctttctctcctttgcaGACACGAGCTGCGCCATCCCTCTCCTCCACTCTCTCTCGCTTCATCCCTCTCCTCCGCTCTCTCGTGAAAGCACAACATTCTCTTATCTATTGTTTAAATTTCTTTTACCATGATTTGGTTTGTTGATCTTGATCTATGTGTgtgttaaaaaaatcaaaagcttGCAATTTGAAGATtgtaaaagaaaatttcaaggAGGATGAAGACGAGTCAAGAGACGGTGGAGGAGGATGAAGCTTGTAAAGGTTTTGGAGCAGCTACGGTATATGCGAGAAATTGTTTCGAGAATGATGAaacgatatattttttttggacaATCCACTATAGCAATAGTTTAAAGCTATTAACTATACTATAGGTCACGATTTAAACTGTCAGCTATAGTATAGCTAATGGTTTTAAATATAGCCGACAGTTTTAAACTGTGGCCTATAGTATTATTGACTATAGTCGATAGTTTTAAATTGTTGGGTTccctaatatttttcaactgtCGCCTATTCAGGCTATTCTACCCAGTATTGTAACGTTCGTATAGACATCCTCTAAAATTTTACCATTCGAGATGCT includes:
- the LOC115709079 gene encoding cytochrome P450 93A3-like, which gives rise to MEDLKNYIMLFLLWLVSTILVRNIFSKRRTKNSRFPPSPSSLPIIGHLHHLGPLPHQSLYKLSNRYGPLMHIYLGSIPTVVASSPEMAKEFLRTHEASFSSRPPPSILKHISYPSDDLTFAPYGPYWKFLKKVCMSQLLGSQTLNLLLPIRNDERRRFLVSLLKRAESNESVDIGNELKKLTNNVISRMIMSKRCADDDNEADEINEVVNDSAEIVGTFNVSDFIWFCKNLDLQGLRKRSKVIHDKFDNMVEKIIKEHRAHNKTSRGDHHHYHVPTDFLDILLKISDDEGSDVKLTQENIKSFFLDVFVAGTNTSSITMEWALAELINNPKMMKKAMEEIDNAVGKTRLVEESDVANLPYIQAIIKETLRLHPPGPILIREASETCSIDDYEIKEKTRLLINVWAISRDPNHWESPFEFKPERFYSDDKNEISNNAKNMDVRGQHFQLLPFGSGRRGCPGTTLGLQVVHTSLASIIQCFDLKTDGIVDMSEGPGLTLPRAHSLVCVLKARHSQLPL